AACTTCCACAGGTATTGCGAGATACCATCCTGATCATAGATCTGGATACAGAGCTATCCATGAGCGGCATTACTGGTTTTCTTGAAAATTTGAGTGGGCGTTTTCTGGGTGAAACGACGGAAGCGATGCAGCGCATAGGCAATGATGCTGATGCAGAGATTTTGAAGAACATCCAGCATATGTTATCCGAAAGTGGTGTAACACCTGAGCAGTTAAGAGAAAATGTGAATGCACTCTCCGAACAGGATGTAACGACGACCCTGAATACGCATGGACAGCAGATCCATGAGGTTTTGCAACGGGTTGAGCTGGAAGCGGGTAATTTAAGCATGCAATCGGATAATGAAGAGGTATTTGAACTCCTTTATCAATATGTGGATACGAACAAAGATCGCCTGAAACAGGAGTTGGAGCACCTCTTGTCTAATTCAATCTGACACGCAGGAGGACTTCACTATGATTGTGATGATTAATGGGGCATTTGGCTCGGGTAAAACCTCTGCTGCAACCAAGCTGCAGCCGTTAATTCCGAACAGCATGATCTACGATCCAGAAGAGATTGGATACATGTTAAGAAACGTGATTGTGGATGACGTCCGAATGGATGTGGAGAAAACGGACGATTTTCAGGATATGGAGCTGTGGAAAGTCCTTACCGTGAAAGTCGCCCGTGAAATCAGGCAGAAGTATAACAAACATCTGATTGTTCCAATGACCATCTACAAGTCAGAGCAGTTCAGTTACATCCATCGGGGTCTGAAAGAGCTAGATACTGACCTTTTTCATTTTACCCTGATGACATCTATGGAAACATTACATGAGAGATTGTTGAAGC
This window of the Paenibacillus marchantiae genome carries:
- a CDS encoding DMP19 family protein, which gives rise to MNKLQEELQQLLPLDQFDSMSGEEVVGSVAMDLYRAEFATIRECGPELPQVLRDTILIIDLDTELSMSGITGFLENLSGRFLGETTEAMQRIGNDADAEILKNIQHMLSESGVTPEQLRENVNALSEQDVTTTLNTHGQQIHEVLQRVELEAGNLSMQSDNEEVFELLYQYVDTNKDRLKQELEHLLSNSI
- a CDS encoding DEAD/DEAH box helicase family protein, whose protein sequence is MIVMINGAFGSGKTSAATKLQPLIPNSMIYDPEEIGYMLRNVIVDDVRMDVEKTDDFQDMELWKVLTVKVAREIRQKYNKHLIVPMTIYKSEQFSYIHRGLKELDTDLFHFTLMTSMETLHERLLKRGDKPDGWTFQQAIKCVEAFHGSRFEEYIQTDGQTTDVVVNFITSKVLSNRK